The Nonlabens spongiae genome contains a region encoding:
- a CDS encoding YicC/YloC family endoribonuclease, producing the protein MILSMTGYGKSVSHLDDKKITVEVRTLNSKNLDLNLRLSSELKELELPLRQMAARNLKRGKVDVAVHFENTGTAGTPKLNLEVLVNYMDQLGNIKGILRGNHNHDIELLEMATRFPDVFDSSAEELSEDHKSEIVDTVEKAIELVNEFRAQEGNSLQSDFQSRISSIKNLLDQVKEMDKERLEDVRTRLEKAVQEIKERVDENRFEQELIYYLEKYDITEEKVRLANHLDYFTETMELPESQGKKLGFISQEIGREINTIGSKANHAAMQQLVVQMKDELEKIKEQLLNVL; encoded by the coding sequence ATGATCTTATCCATGACGGGCTACGGTAAAAGTGTATCCCATCTAGACGACAAAAAAATCACGGTTGAGGTGCGTACCTTGAACTCTAAAAACCTGGACCTCAACCTAAGACTCTCCTCTGAACTCAAAGAACTGGAACTTCCCTTACGACAAATGGCTGCTCGTAATCTTAAAAGAGGAAAAGTGGATGTAGCAGTTCATTTTGAAAATACGGGTACGGCTGGAACACCTAAGTTGAACCTTGAGGTTTTGGTAAATTACATGGATCAGCTGGGAAATATTAAAGGGATTTTGAGAGGTAATCACAATCATGATATCGAGCTGCTGGAGATGGCTACGCGTTTTCCAGATGTTTTTGATTCTAGCGCTGAGGAACTTTCAGAGGATCATAAAAGCGAAATCGTTGATACGGTAGAAAAAGCCATAGAATTAGTCAATGAATTCAGAGCTCAAGAAGGTAACTCGCTCCAGTCTGACTTTCAGTCTCGCATCTCTAGTATAAAAAACCTGCTGGATCAGGTAAAGGAAATGGACAAAGAGCGTCTCGAGGATGTAAGAACAAGACTTGAAAAAGCGGTTCAAGAAATCAAGGAACGTGTAGACGAGAACAGGTTTGAGCAAGAACTCATCTACTATCTTGAGAAATACGATATTACTGAAGAAAAAGTGCGCCTTGCAAATCATCTAGACTATTTCACGGAAACCATGGAGCTCCCTGAATCCCAAGGTAAAAAGTTAGGTTTCATAAGTCAAGAAATAGGCAGGGAGATCAATACCATAGGGAGCAAGGCAAATCACGCAGCTATGCAACAGCTTGTTGTTCAAATGAAAGACGAGCTGGAAAAAATTAAAGAACAGCTATTAAATGTGCTTTAA
- the gmk gene encoding guanylate kinase: MEGSGKLIVFSAPSGAGKTTLVRHLLKQDELNLAFSISAASRSPRAGETEGIDYYFLGIEGFKKRIKANDFLEFEEVYKDQFYGTLKAEVERLWALGKNVIFDIDVVGGLRLKKKFPEQTLAIFVKPPSINELQIRLKNRKTESAEKIAMRVAKASTEMATAPQFDVIIKNDDLKRAKAEAIEVVKKFIQD; the protein is encoded by the coding sequence ATGGAAGGATCTGGTAAACTCATCGTCTTTAGTGCTCCATCTGGTGCAGGAAAAACCACACTGGTGAGACATTTGTTAAAACAAGATGAATTGAATCTGGCATTTTCTATAAGTGCGGCATCCCGCTCGCCAAGAGCAGGTGAAACAGAGGGTATTGATTATTACTTTTTGGGGATTGAAGGGTTCAAGAAACGAATCAAAGCCAATGATTTCCTAGAGTTTGAAGAAGTATATAAAGATCAATTCTACGGAACTTTAAAAGCAGAAGTCGAGCGGCTCTGGGCTCTTGGTAAAAATGTGATTTTTGATATAGACGTAGTGGGAGGGCTGCGACTCAAGAAAAAATTTCCAGAGCAAACGCTGGCAATTTTTGTAAAGCCTCCTTCCATCAATGAGCTTCAGATACGTTTAAAAAATCGAAAAACGGAAAGCGCTGAAAAGATTGCCATGCGCGTTGCCAAAGCAAGTACAGAGATGGCGACAGCACCTCAATTTGATGTCATCATCAAGAATGATGATTTGAAACGCGCAAAAGCTGAGGCAATTGAGGTGGTGAAAAAGTTTATTCAGGATTAG
- the nadD gene encoding nicotinate (nicotinamide) nucleotide adenylyltransferase: protein MKIDKKTALYFGTFNPIHIGHLAIANYLVEHSDLDELWMVVTPHNPLKKKNTLLDDYQRLHMVNLAVDDYDKIKASNIEFGLPQPNYTVNTLAHLSEKYPDRKFVLIMGEDNLKNLHKWKNYEVLLEDYEIIVYPRVSTGEVRPEFQNHPKITKIDAPIMEISSTMIRKGIKDGKDLRYFMHQEVDRYIDEMHFYK from the coding sequence ATGAAGATTGATAAAAAAACCGCTCTTTATTTCGGTACATTTAATCCTATACATATAGGTCATCTAGCTATTGCTAATTATCTGGTCGAGCATAGTGATCTGGATGAACTATGGATGGTGGTAACGCCTCACAATCCGCTTAAGAAAAAAAATACGCTTCTGGACGACTATCAAAGGTTACACATGGTAAATCTCGCCGTGGATGATTACGATAAGATCAAGGCGAGTAATATTGAATTTGGTTTGCCACAACCTAATTATACGGTAAACACCTTAGCGCATCTCTCTGAAAAATATCCTGATAGAAAATTTGTCTTGATTATGGGTGAGGACAACCTCAAAAATCTGCATAAGTGGAAAAACTACGAGGTGTTGCTTGAAGACTATGAGATCATCGTTTATCCTCGCGTCTCGACTGGAGAGGTACGGCCAGAATTTCAGAACCATCCTAAGATCACAAAGATAGATGCGCCTATCATGGAAATTTCTTCCACCATGATAAGAAAAGGAATCAAAGACGGTAAGGACTTAAGGTATTTTATGCATCAAGAAGTAGATCGTTATATTGACGAGATGCATTTCTATAAATAG
- a CDS encoding CvpA family protein, translated as MNWLDIAICILLLIGLWKGYLNGFFVELTSIIALIAAVYGSLYFSNYAGDWLRQQFEWEETYIAIASFIITFIVIIFVITYVGKLITKVIKTVQLSFLNKMAGGAFGTLKMAFLASVILMFINSASGEFHIIDKEIKEDSLIYSHIKPMAPLILPKILEEAENIDRRLRDEQNEADET; from the coding sequence ATGAACTGGCTAGACATTGCAATTTGTATACTTCTGCTCATAGGTCTGTGGAAGGGTTACCTAAATGGTTTTTTTGTAGAGTTGACCTCGATTATCGCGCTTATTGCCGCAGTGTATGGATCTCTCTACTTTTCAAATTACGCTGGGGACTGGTTGCGCCAGCAATTTGAATGGGAGGAGACCTATATCGCTATTGCTAGTTTTATCATCACCTTCATCGTGATCATTTTTGTCATAACCTACGTGGGTAAACTGATAACGAAAGTTATCAAGACTGTTCAACTCAGTTTTTTGAACAAAATGGCAGGTGGCGCCTTTGGAACCTTGAAAATGGCATTTCTTGCGAGTGTCATACTGATGTTTATCAATTCTGCAAGTGGTGAGTTTCATATTATAGACAAGGAAATTAAAGAGGATAGCTTGATTTATTCCCACATTAAACCCATGGCTCCTTTGATACTTCCTAAAATTCTAGAGGAGGCTGAAAATATCGATAGACGCTTGAGAGATGAGCAAAATGAAGCTGACGAAACTTAG
- a CDS encoding isoaspartyl peptidase/L-asparaginase family protein, giving the protein MRFLYIIVFLGLIACNGKNEQPTNSQIDHKELTKHPEKVADFAIVIHGGAGTIKKENMTPELEKQYNQKLTEAVEAGHKILTDGGTAMDAVEESIRIMEDSPLFNSGKGAVFTHDGVNSLDASFMDGSTLNAGAVAGVTTVKNPISLARKVMTDSKHVLLSGSGAEEFAASLKDEKIEIVENKYFFTQNRYDVLQRVITRGKKTQKQNLKQVYNSEINPTQTNFVENEYEKTSSDLASQDPFIKDSKYGTVGCVALDKNGNIAAGTSTGGMTNKKYGRIGDSPIIGSGTYANNATCGVSSTGHGEYFIRAQVAYDISALMEYGGLTLKEATDEVIQKKLVDLGGTGGIVALDHLGNISMEFNTAGMYRAYKTDNNETVIGMYRN; this is encoded by the coding sequence ATGAGATTTCTATACATTATTGTATTTCTTGGCTTGATCGCCTGCAACGGCAAAAATGAACAACCTACAAATAGTCAGATTGATCACAAAGAGCTAACAAAGCATCCAGAAAAGGTAGCCGATTTTGCCATCGTAATACACGGCGGCGCTGGAACAATCAAGAAAGAGAACATGACGCCTGAGCTGGAAAAACAGTACAACCAGAAGCTTACCGAAGCCGTAGAAGCTGGTCACAAAATCTTGACCGATGGTGGCACTGCCATGGATGCCGTTGAAGAAAGCATCAGAATCATGGAAGACTCACCGCTTTTTAACTCAGGCAAAGGAGCCGTTTTTACTCATGATGGTGTGAATTCGCTCGACGCGAGTTTCATGGATGGTTCCACACTTAACGCTGGAGCCGTTGCAGGCGTAACCACGGTAAAAAATCCTATTTCGCTTGCACGAAAGGTCATGACCGATTCAAAACACGTTCTATTAAGCGGCTCTGGTGCTGAGGAATTTGCCGCCTCCCTAAAAGATGAGAAAATCGAGATTGTTGAGAATAAATATTTTTTCACCCAAAATAGATATGACGTTCTTCAAAGAGTGATCACTAGAGGAAAGAAGACTCAAAAGCAAAATCTAAAACAAGTATATAACTCTGAAATCAACCCTACTCAAACTAATTTTGTTGAGAATGAATATGAAAAAACCTCTTCTGATCTAGCTTCTCAAGATCCATTCATCAAAGATTCCAAGTATGGAACCGTGGGTTGTGTCGCACTTGACAAAAACGGCAACATCGCCGCTGGAACCAGTACGGGAGGTATGACAAACAAAAAATACGGTCGTATAGGTGACTCTCCTATCATTGGAAGTGGAACTTATGCAAATAATGCTACCTGCGGAGTTTCCAGCACGGGACATGGTGAGTATTTCATCCGCGCCCAGGTCGCCTACGACATCAGTGCACTTATGGAATATGGCGGCTTGACTTTAAAAGAAGCGACTGATGAGGTGATACAGAAAAAACTCGTAGATCTGGGCGGTACCGGCGGTATCGTTGCATTGGATCATTTGGGGAATATCTCCATGGAATTTAATACAGCAGGAATGTATCGAGCCTATAAAACGGACAATAATGAGACTGTAATAGGTATGTATCGAAATTGA
- a CDS encoding pentapeptide repeat-containing protein, whose product MRKRLSFLVVLILSTLIGLLIHFWDSFLSDIERMAFWIYPTNEDRIGELIKLIISIVGGILVIIGLKAALIRAKASQEAIMVQSKSIVNQTHQIELSKNNQLNEQFKNAIEHLGSKEEPIVLGGISELFFLANESQKFQAVVFNILCSKLRSEASTTKHAENINSTIVRTISDYVLDDIFKGLTGDLSYSNLHSVSFDDKNLVGWDFSYSYMPMFIDKATFENCSFTVADFGSTRASEVVFKSCILHKTQIRNAKFSKVQILGNSTNMLSTTMIDSEFDELILSGNFYKAKFLSCQFSDSNFMNSDFIDVKFIASSFKSSIFEKCKLYKINFSACGFVDTVISSDVQNCKLRA is encoded by the coding sequence ATGAGAAAGAGACTTTCATTTCTTGTGGTACTTATTTTATCAACCCTAATCGGACTATTGATTCATTTTTGGGATTCATTTCTTTCAGATATAGAACGTATGGCATTTTGGATCTATCCAACGAACGAGGATAGAATCGGAGAGCTAATCAAATTAATTATAAGTATAGTAGGTGGCATTTTGGTAATCATTGGTTTGAAAGCTGCACTGATCCGAGCAAAAGCTAGTCAGGAAGCTATAATGGTTCAGTCAAAAAGCATCGTAAACCAGACGCATCAAATAGAATTAAGTAAAAACAACCAACTCAATGAGCAGTTCAAAAATGCGATTGAGCACTTGGGATCGAAAGAGGAGCCTATAGTTCTAGGAGGAATTTCCGAACTCTTTTTTCTCGCCAATGAAAGTCAGAAATTTCAAGCTGTAGTTTTCAACATCCTCTGTAGTAAACTTAGGAGTGAAGCAAGTACTACTAAACACGCAGAAAATATTAACTCTACAATTGTACGTACAATCTCAGATTACGTGCTTGATGATATTTTCAAAGGCTTAACGGGTGATTTGAGCTACAGTAACTTACATTCTGTGAGTTTCGATGATAAAAACCTGGTTGGTTGGGACTTTAGTTATTCTTATATGCCCATGTTTATTGACAAAGCAACTTTTGAAAATTGCTCATTTACGGTTGCTGATTTTGGATCAACTCGTGCTAGCGAAGTTGTTTTTAAATCTTGCATTTTGCATAAAACTCAAATAAGGAATGCAAAGTTTAGCAAAGTTCAAATTTTGGGAAACAGTACAAATATGCTGTCAACCACTATGATTGATTCTGAGTTTGATGAGCTTATTCTTTCTGGCAACTTTTACAAAGCAAAGTTTTTGTCCTGCCAATTCAGCGACTCAAATTTCATGAATTCGGATTTCATTGATGTTAAGTTTATCGCTTCGAGTTTTAAGTCTTCAATATTTGAAAAATGTAAGCTATACAAAATAAATTTTTCTGCTTGTGGATTTGTTGATACAGTCATTTCTAGCGACGTCCAAAACTGTAAATTAAGGGCATAA
- a CDS encoding exodeoxyribonuclease III, translated as MKIISYNVNGIRAAMKKDLIGWLKSADPDVLCLQEIKAMEEQVDKDAFAKAGYSYQYYYPAQKKGYSGTAILAKTEPDHVEYGTGIHLMDSEGRNIRADYGDLSIMSMYLPSGTNDARLSLKFEYMELFLQYSKELRVQRPNLLVCGDYNICHKAIDIHDPVRLKNTSGFLPEEREWMDRLVASGFVDTFRMFNDQPDQYSWWSYRGGSRARNKGWRLDYHMVNDTLKDRVKRSVILSEAVHSDHCPVLVEID; from the coding sequence ATGAAGATTATATCCTATAATGTAAACGGCATACGTGCCGCGATGAAAAAAGACTTGATCGGTTGGTTAAAATCTGCTGATCCTGATGTTTTATGCCTGCAAGAGATTAAAGCTATGGAGGAGCAGGTGGATAAGGACGCTTTCGCGAAAGCGGGATATTCATACCAGTACTACTACCCAGCACAGAAAAAAGGCTATTCTGGCACCGCGATCCTTGCCAAAACCGAACCCGATCACGTAGAATACGGTACGGGAATCCACCTTATGGACAGCGAGGGCAGAAATATACGCGCCGATTATGGTGACCTATCCATCATGTCCATGTACCTACCCAGTGGTACCAACGATGCGCGCCTGTCCTTGAAGTTTGAGTACATGGAATTGTTTCTACAATATTCTAAAGAATTGCGGGTACAACGACCTAATCTTCTTGTTTGTGGTGACTATAATATTTGTCACAAGGCCATCGACATTCACGATCCCGTACGTCTTAAAAATACCTCAGGATTCTTGCCAGAAGAGCGCGAGTGGATGGATCGTCTAGTCGCTAGTGGTTTTGTGGACACCTTCAGAATGTTTAACGATCAGCCTGACCAGTACAGCTGGTGGAGTTATCGTGGCGGCTCGCGTGCAAGGAATAAAGGCTGGAGACTCGATTACCATATGGTGAACGACACGCTTAAAGACCGCGTTAAAAGATCAGTCATTTTAAGCGAAGCAGTTCACAGCGACCACTGTCCCGTGCTGGTGGAGATCGATTGA
- the truB gene encoding tRNA pseudouridine(55) synthase TruB: MTNNHYLDGQVLLIDKPLNWTSFQVVNKVRWLIRKQFNIKKIKVGHAGTLDPLASGLLIICTGKETKNINTYQAQEKEYTGTITLGATTPSYDLETEVDQTYPVDHITEELLKNSTEQFTGEIPQKPPIFSAIKKDGKRLYDIARAGETTEIKARTVTIHDFELTNIDLPKVDFKVNCSKGTYIRSLANDFGKAVNSGGHLSALRRTAIGSYRVENAMGIEEFEAMLTSPSAPLK, from the coding sequence ATGACTAATAACCACTACCTCGACGGTCAAGTCTTACTGATCGATAAACCTCTGAACTGGACTTCTTTTCAGGTAGTCAATAAAGTGCGCTGGCTGATCCGTAAACAGTTCAATATCAAAAAAATTAAAGTGGGTCACGCGGGCACGTTGGATCCACTGGCAAGCGGATTGCTCATTATTTGTACCGGTAAGGAAACTAAAAACATCAACACCTATCAAGCTCAAGAAAAAGAATACACAGGAACCATCACTCTCGGAGCTACGACTCCCAGTTACGATCTAGAAACTGAAGTCGACCAGACTTATCCCGTAGATCACATTACTGAAGAGCTTTTGAAAAATTCAACCGAGCAATTTACTGGTGAAATCCCGCAAAAGCCGCCTATCTTCTCAGCCATTAAAAAAGACGGCAAAAGACTCTACGACATTGCTCGTGCCGGTGAGACGACCGAAATCAAAGCGCGCACAGTAACTATCCATGATTTTGAACTAACCAACATCGATTTACCAAAGGTTGATTTCAAAGTTAATTGCAGTAAAGGAACTTACATCAGATCGCTGGCAAATGATTTTGGGAAAGCGGTCAACAGCGGCGGTCACCTTAGCGCTTTGCGACGCACCGCCATAGGAAGCTATCGAGTTGAGAATGCAATGGGAATTGAGGAGTTTGAGGCGATGTTAACCTCTCCATCAGCCCCTCTCAAGTAG
- a CDS encoding HepT-like ribonuclease domain-containing protein — translation MSKDLHKLESAVASIKKIKKYTAGLNYEEFSNQDVIIDAVLMHFGNLGEKLGGISPEFKNKHDEIPYRDAKDMRNYVAHQYEGVNALSVWNMVTEIIPNLEVQLKKILDD, via the coding sequence ATGTCAAAAGATCTGCATAAATTAGAGAGCGCGGTCGCGTCGATTAAAAAGATCAAAAAGTATACGGCAGGATTAAATTATGAGGAGTTTTCTAACCAAGATGTTATTATCGATGCTGTTTTGATGCACTTTGGCAATTTGGGCGAAAAACTTGGAGGCATATCACCTGAGTTCAAAAACAAGCATGATGAGATTCCTTATCGCGACGCTAAGGATATGCGCAATTATGTAGCACATCAATATGAGGGTGTTAATGCGCTTTCTGTTTGGAATATGGTGACAGAGATAATTCCCAATCTTGAAGTCCAACTCAAGAAAATTCTTGATGACTAA
- a CDS encoding nucleotidyltransferase family protein has protein sequence MSPELKLAIIETLKELNPKEIAIFGSYARGEEHPESDIDILIDYHDAVNFFEIVRAIRKLESLIGIKVDLVDTGAASSKFMNSIHPDLIKIYSDVKRSA, from the coding sequence ATGTCACCAGAACTCAAACTTGCAATTATTGAAACGCTGAAGGAACTAAACCCAAAGGAGATCGCCATATTTGGTTCCTATGCGCGTGGTGAGGAACATCCTGAAAGTGATATTGATATCTTGATCGATTATCACGATGCGGTTAATTTTTTTGAGATTGTGCGAGCAATCAGGAAACTAGAATCTTTAATCGGTATTAAAGTCGACCTCGTCGATACAGGTGCAGCCTCCTCAAAATTTATGAATTCCATTCACCCTGATTTGATTAAAATATATAGTGATGTCAAAAGATCTGCATAA
- a CDS encoding VPS10 domain-containing protein, translated as MKRILLSTSFLISFIAFAQVPPATPAQDVLDGLDKIEQMKKESLVKNLEFINIGPTIMSGRVVDLDVNPQNSAEFLVAYASGGLFHTTNNGTSFEPLMDNAGTVNLGDIAVDWNSKTIWAGTGENNSSRSSYAGIGLLKSTDWGKSWSAPMLPESHHIGRILINPNNIDHVVVAVTGPLYSKNENRGIYITKDGGKTWNKTLFATDMAGFIDLVQVPGDFNTLFAASWEKDRKAWNFDGDGTASAIYKSTDAGETWNKISTEQSGFPTGTGVGRIGLAAYDANTIYAIHDSQFRRDASTPLSDRKEKEAERSRSLKKDDFQGMTMDAFLKLDDKTLNAFLKENGFQEKYRAQNVKNMVRSGAAKPADLAKYLEDANTQLFDTPVKGAELYRSDDGGKTWKKTHEGQIDDLFYSYGYYFAQVRVDPSDKDHIYVMGVPIVKSDDGGKTWESISKENVHADHHALWVDPNMRGHLINGNDGGVNITYDDGETWIKNNSTSVGQFYAINYDHEKPYNVYGGLQDNGVWVGAHTSRNDRGWMQNGGYPWEFIMGGDGMQIQIDSRNSDIVYTGFQFGNYYRINRETGDRIYIQPKHELGEAPYRFNWQTPILLSPHNQDILYIGGNKLHRSLNQGDDWTAISPDLTQGGKKGNVAYGTLTAISESPFQFGMIYTGSDDGLVQLTQDGGASWNKLKGNWPANLWVSRVVASAHEKGTVYVTFNGYRWDDFTPYIYRSTDYGKTWKNIGANLPASPVNVIVEHPKNKNVLFVGTDNASYVSMDQGISWEILDGDMPPVAVHDMKIQPEANDLLVGTHGRSIYLANLDAIDLFEGVKADQFMSAENFAFAKAGKIRASSSYGSKRTWSKNYYEPSVEVTFYSPNAGTITMEILNEDGKALKTEKIEADKGLNFYKYNATVDESNLKRFDKDSRPEEAQNGKYYLPKGEYTIKLSMGKMSKSQELVVE; from the coding sequence ATGAAACGTATTTTACTATCTACCTCTTTTTTGATCTCATTTATTGCTTTTGCTCAAGTCCCGCCAGCGACACCTGCACAAGACGTGCTAGACGGCTTGGATAAAATTGAGCAAATGAAAAAAGAGTCTCTGGTAAAGAATCTCGAGTTTATAAACATAGGCCCTACCATCATGTCGGGTAGAGTAGTGGATCTGGATGTGAATCCGCAAAATTCAGCGGAGTTTCTAGTCGCTTATGCCAGTGGCGGACTATTCCATACTACAAATAATGGAACCAGCTTTGAACCGCTTATGGATAATGCGGGTACGGTTAATCTGGGCGATATCGCCGTAGACTGGAACTCTAAAACCATCTGGGCGGGAACCGGAGAAAATAATAGTAGTCGCAGCAGTTATGCTGGAATAGGCCTACTCAAATCCACCGATTGGGGAAAATCCTGGAGCGCGCCCATGCTTCCTGAATCGCATCATATAGGCCGCATTTTAATCAATCCAAACAATATTGATCATGTCGTAGTTGCAGTAACAGGGCCTCTTTATTCAAAAAATGAGAATCGTGGTATTTACATTACAAAAGATGGCGGTAAGACATGGAACAAAACACTTTTTGCAACAGACATGGCTGGTTTCATTGATCTAGTTCAAGTTCCAGGCGATTTTAATACGCTTTTTGCCGCGAGCTGGGAAAAGGACCGTAAGGCCTGGAATTTTGATGGTGATGGAACCGCCAGTGCCATCTATAAAAGTACTGATGCTGGAGAGACCTGGAACAAGATCAGTACGGAGCAGAGTGGATTCCCTACGGGAACTGGTGTGGGGCGCATAGGTCTTGCTGCCTATGATGCCAATACCATTTATGCGATTCATGATTCACAATTTCGTAGAGACGCTTCGACTCCGCTCAGCGACCGTAAAGAAAAGGAGGCTGAGCGGAGCCGAAGCCTAAAGAAAGACGACTTCCAAGGCATGACCATGGATGCGTTTTTGAAACTGGATGATAAAACACTCAACGCCTTTTTGAAAGAAAATGGGTTCCAAGAAAAATACCGCGCCCAAAACGTCAAAAACATGGTGCGCAGCGGTGCCGCAAAACCAGCCGATCTCGCAAAATATCTAGAAGATGCAAATACCCAGCTGTTTGACACACCCGTAAAAGGAGCTGAGCTCTACCGCTCTGATGATGGAGGAAAGACCTGGAAAAAGACTCATGAGGGACAGATCGACGATCTGTTTTACAGCTACGGTTATTATTTTGCTCAGGTACGCGTAGATCCTAGCGACAAAGACCACATTTATGTAATGGGTGTACCAATCGTAAAATCTGATGATGGTGGTAAGACGTGGGAAAGCATCTCAAAAGAAAATGTTCATGCCGACCATCATGCGCTATGGGTGGATCCTAATATGCGTGGTCACTTAATCAATGGGAATGACGGTGGTGTGAACATCACTTATGACGATGGAGAAACCTGGATCAAAAACAATTCCACCAGCGTGGGGCAGTTTTATGCCATTAATTATGACCATGAGAAGCCTTATAATGTTTATGGTGGACTTCAGGATAATGGAGTTTGGGTAGGAGCACACACATCACGCAATGATCGAGGCTGGATGCAGAATGGTGGCTATCCCTGGGAATTTATCATGGGTGGCGATGGTATGCAGATCCAGATCGATTCCAGAAATTCAGATATCGTCTACACAGGATTCCAATTTGGAAATTATTACAGAATCAACCGTGAAACCGGCGATCGCATTTATATCCAGCCAAAACACGAATTGGGTGAAGCTCCCTACCGCTTTAACTGGCAAACACCTATCTTGTTGAGTCCGCACAATCAAGATATTTTGTATATAGGAGGAAATAAACTGCACCGATCGCTCAACCAAGGTGATGACTGGACGGCGATCTCTCCAGATTTGACACAAGGCGGGAAAAAAGGTAATGTCGCTTACGGCACATTGACAGCCATAAGCGAGTCGCCTTTTCAATTTGGAATGATTTACACAGGATCAGATGATGGACTCGTTCAACTTACCCAAGATGGCGGTGCAAGTTGGAATAAACTTAAAGGAAACTGGCCTGCAAATCTATGGGTGAGCCGAGTGGTGGCTTCAGCGCATGAAAAAGGGACTGTTTACGTTACATTTAACGGTTACCGCTGGGATGATTTTACTCCTTATATATATAGGAGTACAGATTACGGGAAGACTTGGAAGAATATAGGAGCCAACCTACCCGCTAGTCCGGTAAACGTTATTGTCGAGCATCCTAAAAACAAAAACGTTCTTTTTGTAGGAACTGATAATGCTTCTTACGTCTCGATGGATCAGGGTATAAGTTGGGAAATTCTCGACGGTGACATGCCCCCAGTTGCGGTACACGACATGAAGATTCAGCCAGAGGCCAATGATCTCTTGGTGGGAACGCACGGTCGCTCTATTTATTTGGCAAATCTTGATGCGATCGATTTATTTGAAGGCGTAAAAGCTGATCAATTTATGAGTGCTGAGAATTTCGCTTTCGCGAAAGCGGGAAAAATAAGAGCCTCGTCCAGCTACGGTAGCAAACGCACCTGGAGCAAAAATTATTACGAGCCGAGCGTGGAGGTTACCTTCTATAGCCCTAATGCAGGAACCATAACTATGGAAATACTTAATGAGGATGGAAAAGCTCTCAAAACCGAAAAGATTGAAGCCGATAAGGGCTTGAACTTTTATAAGTATAACGCTACGGTTGATGAATCAAATCTGAAACGTTTTGATAAAGACAGCAGACCAGAGGAAGCTCAAAATGGCAAATATTATTTACCCAAAGGCGAGTACACCATCAAGTTAAGTATGGGAAAAATGAGTAAAAGTCAAGAGCTGGTGGTTGAGTAG